A single genomic interval of Pseudodesulfovibrio sp. S3 harbors:
- a CDS encoding L-threonylcarbamoyladenylate synthase has translation MQDLLKALRSGGIVIYPTETLYAVGCDATSEEACLRIGKVKGRPDECPLPLIIGGMDMLGLVTAEQPKSLISLAKAFWPGPLSILVKALPELPGCLSDEQGYTSVRWSGHPFASELSRRLKKPIVATSANISGKPPVALPEDIAPDLLEMVDAAYMDPPWPRGHKPSTVVRILGSDKLEILREGEVSIKKLCDKGFSVAVKGL, from the coding sequence ATGCAAGATTTGCTCAAGGCTCTGCGCTCCGGCGGCATTGTCATATATCCTACGGAAACCTTGTACGCCGTGGGGTGCGATGCAACCAGCGAGGAGGCCTGCCTCAGGATCGGAAAGGTGAAGGGGCGCCCGGATGAATGTCCGCTGCCGCTGATCATCGGCGGGATGGATATGCTTGGTCTGGTCACGGCCGAGCAGCCGAAATCCCTGATCTCCCTGGCAAAGGCTTTCTGGCCCGGCCCGTTGTCCATTCTCGTCAAGGCGCTTCCCGAATTGCCTGGCTGTCTTTCCGACGAGCAAGGGTATACCTCTGTACGCTGGAGCGGTCATCCCTTTGCCTCCGAGTTGTCCCGAAGGCTGAAGAAGCCCATCGTAGCTACCAGTGCCAATATTTCCGGCAAGCCCCCAGTGGCCCTGCCGGAGGACATTGCTCCCGATCTGCTCGAAATGGTGGATGCCGCCTACATGGATCCGCCATGGCCGCGAGGGCACAAGCCGTCCACAGTGGTCCGCATTTTGGGGTCCGACAAATTGGAGATCCTCCGCGAGGGCGAGGTGTCCATCAAGAAATTGTGTGACAAGGGCTTTTCTGTGGCAGTGAAAGGTCTCTAA
- a CDS encoding NUDIX hydrolase — MMKVRPCPHCGEEIEVYRNPTPTVDVVILMPCPEGEGVVLIERANPPLGWALPGGFVDYGESCEQAAVREMKEETGLDVVLTGLLGVYSNPERDPRQHTMSVVYAGIPRDPAALAAGDDAAGVGVFPLGKWPELVFDHAVILADFLAHHVEGKG; from the coding sequence ATGATGAAAGTACGGCCTTGCCCCCATTGCGGAGAGGAAATAGAAGTCTATCGCAACCCGACCCCCACGGTGGATGTGGTCATTCTCATGCCCTGTCCTGAAGGAGAGGGGGTGGTGCTCATCGAGCGCGCAAATCCGCCTTTGGGATGGGCATTGCCCGGCGGTTTCGTTGACTACGGTGAAAGTTGCGAGCAGGCGGCTGTCAGGGAGATGAAGGAGGAAACCGGCTTGGACGTGGTTTTGACCGGCTTGCTCGGCGTGTATTCCAACCCGGAGCGCGACCCCAGGCAGCATACCATGAGCGTGGTCTATGCGGGCATCCCCAGGGATCCGGCTGCATTGGCTGCTGGAGACGATGCGGCCGGAGTCGGTGTTTTTCCCTTGGGCAAGTGGCCCGAACTGGTTTTCGACCATGCCGTCATATTGGCGGATTTTCTGGCTCATCATGTCGAAGGGAAGGGGTGA
- the pdxA gene encoding 4-hydroxythreonine-4-phosphate dehydrogenase PdxA — MRSLCVTLGDPCGLGPELVVRHFLDAPPVTDKLLLIGPAPSLDRELARCDAPRFFHVIDSLEDFGQQGAGVFLFEPDALAGMDFVPGAPAVEGGLAAGVSLDAAIEALQSGMAEGLLTCPLNKAMLHAAGFDFPGHTEFLAEKLGVGADRVCMHLCGHDPEDTSPKLRVSLVTTHPRLRDVPELITQERVLHCLRLTAAFVRTLGLEGPVGVCGLNPHAGESGRIGDEEILTIIPALEQAAAEGLQAVGPIPGDTIFHFAAKGEYPAVLAMYHDQGLAPLKLLHFSQAVNVTLGLPYPRTSPDHGTGYDLVGTGKASIQSFQAALDMLFRLVGEAR, encoded by the coding sequence ATGCGATCCCTGTGTGTTACCCTTGGCGATCCCTGCGGACTCGGCCCGGAACTGGTGGTCCGTCATTTTCTCGATGCCCCGCCTGTGACCGACAAACTGTTGCTGATCGGTCCGGCGCCATCGCTGGACAGGGAGCTTGCGCGTTGTGATGCCCCCAGATTTTTTCATGTGATCGATTCTCTTGAAGACTTCGGGCAGCAAGGGGCGGGCGTGTTCCTGTTCGAACCCGATGCGTTGGCAGGGATGGATTTTGTGCCGGGCGCACCGGCCGTCGAAGGGGGGCTGGCCGCTGGAGTCAGTCTGGATGCAGCCATAGAGGCACTGCAATCCGGTATGGCCGAGGGGCTGCTCACCTGTCCGCTGAACAAGGCCATGCTCCATGCCGCCGGGTTCGATTTTCCGGGGCATACCGAATTTCTGGCGGAAAAACTCGGTGTGGGCGCGGACCGGGTCTGTATGCATCTGTGCGGTCATGACCCTGAGGACACATCCCCCAAACTGCGGGTCAGTCTGGTCACCACCCATCCCCGACTGCGGGATGTCCCTGAATTGATAACGCAGGAACGGGTACTGCACTGTCTGCGGCTGACCGCAGCCTTCGTCCGCACCCTCGGACTGGAGGGGCCGGTGGGCGTGTGCGGTCTCAACCCCCATGCAGGGGAGTCCGGCAGGATCGGTGACGAGGAGATTCTGACCATCATTCCGGCCCTGGAGCAGGCTGCTGCCGAAGGGCTTCAGGCTGTGGGGCCTATTCCGGGAGACACCATTTTCCATTTTGCGGCCAAGGGTGAATATCCGGCAGTGTTGGCCATGTATCATGACCAGGGGCTGGCTCCGCTCAAGCTGCTGCATTTCAGTCAGGCCGTGAACGTAACCCTGGGGTTGCCGTACCCGCGAACATCGCCCGACCATGGCACCGGGTATGACCTGGTGGGAACGGGCAAGGCGTCAATTCAGAGTTTTCAAGCCGCTCTGGATATGCTGTTCAGACTGGTCGGCGAAGCGAGGTAG
- a CDS encoding HAD family hydrolase — protein sequence MSKRYVLLDRDGTIIVDKHYLHDPEGVELLPMAAEGLRRMQGLGFGLAVLTNQSGIGRGYYDESAVQACNDRMVELLQAEGVTIDGIFFCPHAPEAGCSCRKPLTGLMDLAAEELSFSPAQGFMIGDKSADMGVGKASGATTILVRTGNGAAQETVCSGIADYVADDLFGAALCIESLL from the coding sequence ATGTCAAAGCGGTATGTTCTGCTTGATCGTGACGGAACGATCATTGTCGACAAGCATTATCTGCATGACCCCGAGGGGGTGGAGCTGCTGCCCATGGCCGCAGAGGGCCTCAGGCGGATGCAGGGCCTGGGGTTCGGCCTGGCCGTATTGACCAATCAGAGCGGAATCGGGCGCGGCTATTATGATGAATCAGCAGTGCAGGCCTGCAACGACCGCATGGTGGAACTGCTTCAGGCGGAAGGTGTGACCATTGACGGCATCTTTTTTTGTCCCCATGCACCCGAGGCCGGATGTAGCTGCCGCAAGCCCTTGACCGGGTTGATGGATCTGGCTGCCGAGGAATTGAGTTTCAGCCCAGCCCAGGGTTTCATGATCGGTGACAAATCTGCGGATATGGGCGTGGGCAAGGCCTCCGGGGCCACGACCATCCTGGTGCGGACCGGCAATGGGGCGGCGCAGGAGACGGTGTGCAGCGGGATCGCCGATTATGTGGCGGACGACCTGTTCGGCGCGGCCCTGTGTATCGAGAGCCTGTTGTAG
- a CDS encoding tetratricopeptide repeat protein: MSTDLIKSRKKLNSVPTLLKKGKYMPAVQGIHDGLILFLKNQVMKNEREEFEDILKKVTYALNSDKELRKIYPLVISYEPGQERELLDAMRELLQELQKALNEEVQGDLEAIQAQKKAALEQGQKHLDAGEWDQAKTIFNKLVSDFGGDTDLKADIADRYLNAGQYKEAYSMLEDALKDDPNAIHLYNRIGMVLRKMQDFETAEKYYLKALTLTSTDEYLHYNMGRLYFDWRKWAKMATSAQNAVEINPAFAEAIKMLKFAQKKMAE, encoded by the coding sequence ATGTCCACCGATCTGATAAAATCCCGCAAGAAACTGAACTCCGTGCCTACCCTTCTGAAGAAGGGCAAGTACATGCCCGCCGTTCAGGGAATTCACGACGGCCTCATTCTCTTTCTCAAAAACCAGGTCATGAAGAACGAGCGCGAGGAGTTCGAGGACATACTGAAAAAAGTCACCTATGCCCTCAACTCGGACAAGGAATTGCGCAAGATCTACCCCTTGGTCATCAGTTACGAGCCTGGACAGGAGCGTGAACTGCTCGACGCCATGCGCGAACTGCTCCAGGAACTGCAAAAGGCCCTGAACGAAGAGGTGCAGGGAGACCTGGAGGCCATCCAGGCACAGAAAAAGGCCGCTCTGGAACAGGGGCAGAAGCACCTGGACGCCGGGGAATGGGACCAGGCCAAGACGATATTCAATAAACTTGTCAGCGACTTCGGCGGCGACACGGATCTCAAGGCCGACATCGCGGACCGCTATCTCAATGCAGGCCAGTACAAGGAAGCCTACAGCATGTTGGAGGACGCCCTCAAGGACGATCCCAACGCCATCCACCTGTACAACCGCATCGGCATGGTCCTGCGCAAGATGCAGGACTTCGAAACAGCCGAGAAGTACTATCTCAAGGCCCTGACGCTGACTTCGACCGACGAATACCTCCACTACAACATGGGTCGGCTCTATTTCGATTGGCGGAAATGGGCAAAAATGGCCACTTCCGCCCAGAACGCAGTGGAAATCAATCCTGCCTTTGCCGAAGCAATCAAGATGCTCAAATTCGCCCAGAAAAAAATGGCTGAATAG
- the carA gene encoding glutamine-hydrolyzing carbamoyl-phosphate synthase small subunit, producing MKAILALEDGTIFKGTSFTGQGEASGEVIFNTGMTGYQEILTDPSYTGQMVTMTYPLIGNYGINPEDVESHKVQVGGFIVKECCKQPSNWRSTMSLPDYLTEVGVMGIEGIDTRALTRHLRINGAQRGFMATGDVDPAELVKRAQSIEKMEGLNLADRVSCDKPYTWDGKKPVFIDDLKDFAWSGKGPKLAVYDFGIKWNILRLMAAQGFDMLVLPSHFTAAQVRELGPDAVFLSNGPGDPAAVTTAVDAARDLCKDYPVAGICLGHQILGLAMGGRTYKLKFGHHGCNHPVMDLHTEKIEISSQNHGFCVDIEGLDFLETTHRNLNDDTLEGFRHKEKPILAIQHHPEAGPGPHDSRYFFARFRDMVQKSTGL from the coding sequence ATGAAAGCGATTCTTGCCCTCGAAGACGGCACGATTTTCAAGGGAACAAGCTTCACCGGCCAGGGCGAGGCCTCCGGCGAAGTCATTTTCAACACCGGCATGACCGGGTATCAGGAAATCCTGACAGACCCGTCCTACACCGGGCAGATGGTCACCATGACATACCCGCTCATAGGCAATTACGGCATCAACCCCGAGGACGTTGAATCCCACAAGGTCCAGGTGGGCGGCTTCATTGTCAAGGAATGTTGCAAGCAGCCGAGCAACTGGCGGTCCACCATGTCCCTGCCAGATTATCTGACCGAAGTGGGCGTCATGGGCATCGAGGGCATAGACACCCGCGCCCTGACCCGCCACCTGCGCATCAACGGTGCCCAGCGCGGTTTCATGGCCACGGGCGACGTGGACCCGGCGGAATTGGTAAAAAGGGCCCAATCCATCGAAAAGATGGAGGGACTGAACCTGGCCGACCGCGTTTCCTGCGACAAACCGTACACCTGGGACGGAAAAAAACCGGTCTTCATAGACGACTTGAAGGATTTCGCATGGTCGGGCAAGGGCCCGAAACTGGCCGTGTACGACTTCGGCATCAAGTGGAACATCCTGCGCCTCATGGCAGCCCAGGGTTTTGACATGCTCGTGCTCCCCTCCCACTTCACCGCTGCGCAAGTGCGCGAACTGGGTCCCGATGCCGTATTCCTGTCCAACGGCCCCGGCGACCCCGCTGCCGTGACCACGGCTGTGGATGCAGCCAGGGACCTCTGCAAAGACTACCCCGTCGCGGGCATCTGCCTGGGCCACCAGATTCTCGGTCTGGCCATGGGAGGCAGGACCTACAAGCTCAAGTTCGGCCACCACGGATGCAACCATCCGGTCATGGACCTGCATACGGAAAAGATCGAGATTTCCTCACAGAACCACGGTTTCTGCGTTGATATCGAAGGCCTGGATTTCCTGGAAACCACCCACCGGAATCTCAATGACGACACATTGGAAGGATTCCGGCACAAAGAAAAGCCCATCCTGGCCATACAGCACCATCCGGAAGCGGGACCAGGACCTCACGATAGCCGCTATTTCTTTGCGCGTTTTCGTGATATGGTTCAGAAAAGTACTGGGTTGTAA
- the kdsB gene encoding 3-deoxy-manno-octulosonate cytidylyltransferase, translating into MSEFPECHGIIPARYESSRFPGKPLVEINGRPMFWHVYSRAAQCPQMTSVTLATDDQRIFDAAEKLDVPAVMTRSDHSSGTDRVLEAARILSIDSDAVVVNIQGDEPCLEQEMLTELLAPFSDSRVRVTTLATAIGEADALSPDRVKVVRAKDGRALYFSRALVPHDRDEKVHGFLLHIGLYAFRMEALERFGQLPPSPLEKREKLEQLRLLEDGIDIYVTETQHVCHGVDRPEDLEKVKTILENNS; encoded by the coding sequence ATGAGCGAATTCCCCGAATGTCACGGCATAATCCCCGCGAGGTATGAATCCTCCCGGTTTCCGGGCAAGCCACTGGTCGAGATCAACGGCAGGCCCATGTTTTGGCACGTCTATTCCCGAGCCGCACAATGCCCGCAGATGACCAGCGTCACCCTGGCCACCGACGACCAACGGATATTCGACGCCGCTGAGAAGCTCGACGTTCCCGCGGTCATGACCCGATCCGACCACTCCAGCGGCACAGACAGGGTACTCGAAGCGGCGCGAATTCTCTCCATTGACTCCGACGCCGTCGTGGTTAACATCCAGGGAGACGAACCGTGCCTGGAACAGGAGATGCTCACCGAGCTATTGGCCCCCTTTTCCGACAGCAGGGTTCGGGTAACCACGTTGGCCACTGCCATAGGCGAAGCTGACGCACTGTCGCCGGACAGGGTCAAGGTGGTCCGGGCCAAGGACGGACGCGCATTGTACTTTTCGCGAGCACTGGTGCCCCATGACCGAGATGAAAAGGTGCATGGCTTCCTGCTCCACATCGGACTGTACGCCTTTCGCATGGAAGCCCTTGAGCGATTCGGCCAACTCCCGCCGAGCCCACTGGAAAAGAGGGAAAAACTGGAACAACTCCGACTGCTTGAAGACGGTATCGATATTTATGTGACCGAGACACAGCATGTCTGCCACGGCGTGGACAGGCCCGAAGATCTCGAAAAAGTGAAGACCATTCTGGAGAACAATTCATGA
- a CDS encoding glycosyltransferase N-terminal domain-containing protein has translation MGKTAVDMALAAYGLGWKGILPLLKLNPRLKEGWNQRTLSEGLPAPAHLWIQAASGGEAYLAWEVLKRLESPFPESLRVLVTTNTLQGYQTLIRAAEDINGQKAGLAVQPWYFPFDAPKMMQKLVSRVQPKLALILETEIWPGFLRACKRHDVPVLLANGRMTTKSLAGYLTWPGLFRALAPDRIMAVSETDGQRFGTLFGRDRVWTMPNIKFDRMGDAGPVARKDNPLRELIGPKEDFVILGSVRRQEHSEVARLAAGLMSKRPGTILGLFPRHMHHLEIWRKSMDAVGLKWTLRSQLKGQAAPGTVILWDSFGELVPAYGLAKAAFVGGSLAPLGGQNFLEPLTCGVTPVTGPHWKNFNWVGREIIDSGLAIEAADWQDALKSLDKILTDTPSRKAVAAKANQYIRDRRGGTEAVCKQVADFLNKD, from the coding sequence ATGGGCAAGACCGCAGTCGACATGGCTCTCGCGGCCTATGGATTGGGCTGGAAGGGAATTCTGCCGCTCCTGAAACTCAACCCCCGTCTCAAGGAAGGCTGGAATCAGCGCACCTTGTCCGAAGGATTGCCGGCTCCGGCCCACCTCTGGATACAAGCCGCCAGCGGCGGCGAGGCCTACCTGGCCTGGGAGGTGCTCAAACGTCTCGAATCCCCGTTCCCGGAAAGCCTGCGCGTCCTGGTCACCACCAACACCTTGCAGGGATATCAAACCCTGATCAGGGCTGCGGAAGACATCAACGGACAGAAGGCCGGACTGGCGGTTCAGCCGTGGTATTTCCCCTTTGATGCACCCAAGATGATGCAAAAGCTGGTTAGCCGGGTGCAACCGAAGCTGGCGTTGATTCTGGAAACCGAAATCTGGCCCGGTTTCCTGCGCGCGTGCAAACGGCACGACGTACCCGTCCTGCTTGCCAACGGACGCATGACCACCAAGAGCCTGGCCGGATACCTGACCTGGCCGGGTTTATTCCGCGCCCTGGCCCCGGACCGCATCATGGCCGTATCGGAAACCGACGGGCAGCGTTTCGGCACCCTGTTCGGCCGCGATCGGGTGTGGACCATGCCCAACATCAAATTCGACCGCATGGGCGACGCCGGTCCCGTGGCCCGCAAGGACAATCCCCTCAGGGAACTTATCGGCCCCAAAGAGGATTTCGTCATCCTCGGTTCGGTGCGCAGACAGGAGCATTCCGAGGTGGCACGGCTTGCCGCCGGACTCATGTCCAAACGGCCCGGAACCATACTCGGCCTGTTCCCGCGCCACATGCACCACCTTGAGATCTGGCGCAAAAGCATGGATGCCGTCGGACTGAAATGGACACTCCGCTCACAACTCAAAGGACAGGCCGCTCCCGGCACCGTCATTCTCTGGGACTCCTTCGGTGAACTGGTCCCGGCATACGGACTGGCCAAGGCGGCCTTTGTGGGCGGCAGCCTGGCGCCCCTTGGCGGACAGAATTTCCTTGAGCCGCTGACCTGCGGAGTCACCCCCGTAACCGGTCCCCACTGGAAGAATTTCAACTGGGTGGGCCGCGAGATCATCGACTCCGGCCTGGCCATTGAAGCTGCAGACTGGCAGGATGCTTTGAAATCACTTGATAAAATCCTGACAGACACCCCTTCCAGAAAGGCTGTGGCAGCCAAGGCAAACCAATACATCAGGGACCGCCGGGGCGGCACGGAAGCGGTATGCAAACAGGTTGCCGATTTCCTGAATAAAGACTAA
- a CDS encoding D-alanine--D-alanine ligase, producing the protein MHVILIAGGWSNEREVSLSGARKIRSALEELGHDITFFDPAKDFKNLLDTARNADFAFINLHGTPGEDGLIQAVLDQADCPYQGAGPAASYLALNKAASKLVFEDKGIRTPDWQFITPTQGTNAELELPLPVFVKPNKGGSSLGMSLVKKAEDFPAALKKVFDLCQSALVETFIPGVELTCGILGDKPLPLIMITPKPGAEFFDYENKYAIDGAEEVCPAPIDDALTRSIQAQMVTAHKALGLTGYSRGDFMVTAEGEAYLLEVNTLPGMTPTSLLPRAAANLGLSFNDLIAELVRLGLEARHA; encoded by the coding sequence ATGCATGTGATTTTGATAGCGGGCGGCTGGTCTAATGAACGGGAAGTATCCCTGTCCGGAGCCCGGAAGATCCGTTCCGCCCTGGAAGAACTGGGGCACGACATCACCTTTTTTGACCCGGCCAAGGATTTCAAGAATCTGCTCGACACGGCCAGAAATGCCGATTTCGCCTTTATCAACCTGCACGGCACTCCCGGCGAGGACGGCCTGATTCAGGCGGTTCTGGACCAGGCGGATTGCCCATATCAGGGAGCCGGACCGGCAGCCTCCTATCTGGCCCTGAACAAGGCGGCCTCCAAACTGGTTTTCGAGGACAAGGGCATCAGGACCCCGGACTGGCAGTTCATCACCCCCACCCAGGGAACGAATGCAGAACTCGAACTCCCCTTGCCGGTATTCGTCAAACCCAACAAGGGCGGGTCTTCCCTTGGCATGTCCCTGGTCAAAAAGGCCGAAGATTTTCCTGCGGCTTTGAAAAAGGTCTTTGACCTGTGCCAATCCGCTCTGGTGGAAACATTCATCCCGGGCGTGGAACTGACCTGCGGCATCCTCGGGGACAAACCCCTTCCCCTGATCATGATCACCCCCAAGCCTGGTGCGGAGTTCTTCGACTACGAAAACAAGTACGCGATCGACGGGGCCGAGGAAGTCTGCCCTGCCCCGATTGACGACGCACTGACCCGGTCCATCCAGGCACAGATGGTCACGGCCCACAAGGCACTGGGCCTGACCGGGTACAGCCGGGGCGATTTCATGGTCACGGCAGAAGGCGAAGCCTATCTTCTCGAAGTGAACACGCTGCCCGGCATGACGCCCACCAGCCTGCTGCCCAGAGCCGCCGCCAACCTGGGACTCTCCTTCAACGATCTCATCGCAGAGCTTGTCCGCCTCGGACTGGAAGCGAGGCACGCATAA
- a CDS encoding HD domain-containing protein codes for MHFDPGLPVPDDARCAEYWERFDILDNVAAHSHLVADVATFLARRAKTVGLRVDVPTVRASALLHDIAKTYCIRHGGNHSQLGGAWTAELTGNPIIASGVTHHVYWPFALDLERYFTPLAVIYADKRVNHSDLVTIKDRFRDLIKRYGIPLNLQDRIKVTENQAIDLEKLLCDTLEVDLNACDFDSGRLV; via the coding sequence ATGCATTTCGATCCGGGCCTGCCGGTGCCTGACGATGCCCGGTGCGCCGAGTACTGGGAACGATTCGACATATTGGACAACGTGGCCGCGCACAGCCATCTGGTGGCGGACGTAGCCACCTTCCTGGCCAGACGGGCCAAGACGGTGGGCTTGAGGGTGGATGTCCCGACCGTTCGCGCCTCGGCACTGCTTCACGATATCGCCAAAACCTACTGCATCCGCCACGGGGGCAACCACAGCCAACTGGGCGGAGCATGGACAGCGGAACTGACGGGCAACCCCATCATAGCTTCGGGCGTCACGCATCACGTATACTGGCCTTTCGCCCTGGACCTTGAACGCTATTTCACACCTCTGGCAGTGATCTATGCCGACAAGCGGGTCAACCACAGCGACCTGGTAACCATCAAGGACCGCTTCCGCGACCTGATCAAGCGGTACGGTATTCCCCTGAATCTTCAGGACCGCATCAAGGTCACTGAAAATCAGGCCATCGATCTGGAAAAACTCTTATGCGACACACTCGAGGTGGACCTCAATGCATGTGATTTTGATAGCGGGCGGCTGGTCTAA
- the hypD gene encoding hydrogenase formation protein HypD: protein MSLEFLQKFRDPDMCRKILDKMESELDRDLRFMEVCGTHTVAIFQSGLRSLLPERIVHLSGPGCPVCVTHESEVNAFLDLAGRAGIIMATFGDLMRVPGDGGRNLKKATADGARVKVVYSPFDTLKLAKENPGDLVIFIGVGFETTAPTIAATMKMAREQGVDNLRILCFHKTVPPALDALLSDEAINIDGFILPGHVSAIIGVKPYDFIAEKYSKSAVVTGFEPLDILQSLMQMIDWRKKGEAHVVNNYTRIVGANGNQKALEIMYEVFEPADALWRGIGLIPGSGLEIRPEWEQFDAKKEFGIVIKDCPPLKGCKCGDILKGIKQPNECPLFGKACTPANPVGPCMVSTEGSCAAYYKYKLD, encoded by the coding sequence TTGAGCCTTGAATTCCTGCAAAAATTCCGTGATCCGGACATGTGCCGGAAAATTCTCGACAAGATGGAATCAGAACTGGACCGGGATCTGCGCTTCATGGAAGTCTGCGGCACCCATACCGTGGCCATTTTTCAGAGCGGCCTGCGGTCTCTGTTGCCCGAGCGCATCGTCCACCTGTCCGGTCCCGGCTGTCCGGTCTGCGTTACCCACGAGTCGGAAGTCAATGCCTTCCTGGATTTGGCGGGCAGGGCAGGGATCATCATGGCTACCTTCGGTGATCTCATGCGTGTGCCCGGAGACGGCGGGCGCAATCTGAAGAAGGCCACGGCTGACGGGGCACGGGTCAAGGTGGTTTATTCCCCCTTCGACACCCTCAAGCTGGCCAAGGAGAATCCCGGCGATCTGGTGATCTTCATCGGCGTGGGCTTCGAGACCACGGCCCCGACCATCGCCGCGACCATGAAAATGGCCCGGGAGCAAGGCGTCGACAATCTGCGCATCCTCTGCTTCCACAAGACCGTACCCCCGGCCCTGGATGCGCTCCTGTCCGATGAGGCCATCAACATCGACGGCTTCATTCTGCCCGGTCATGTGTCGGCCATTATTGGCGTTAAACCCTATGATTTCATTGCTGAAAAGTACAGTAAGTCCGCTGTTGTCACCGGGTTTGAGCCCTTGGATATTCTTCAGTCATTGATGCAGATGATTGACTGGCGCAAAAAGGGTGAGGCCCATGTTGTCAACAATTATACCCGCATCGTGGGCGCGAACGGCAATCAAAAGGCTTTGGAGATTATGTATGAAGTCTTTGAGCCTGCCGATGCACTGTGGCGCGGCATCGGGCTGATCCCCGGCTCCGGTCTGGAAATCCGGCCCGAGTGGGAACAGTTCGACGCCAAAAAGGAATTTGGTATCGTCATCAAGGATTGCCCTCCCTTGAAGGGATGCAAGTGCGGCGACATCCTCAAGGGCATCAAACAGCCCAATGAATGTCCGCTTTTCGGCAAGGCATGTACCCCGGCCAACCCGGTCGGTCCCTGCATGGTTTCCACCGAGGGCAGTTGCGCAGCCTACTACAAATACAAATTGGATTAA
- the hypE gene encoding hydrogenase expression/formation protein HypE, translating into MSDKVLLDYGSGGRASQRLISELFLKYLGNDELNRLNDAAELSVSGRVAMSTDSFTVDPIFFPGGNIGSLAVHGTVNDVAMMGAIPRYITCAYIIEEGLPMDDLERIVSAMGEAVKTAGVTVVSGDTKVVPKGAVDKIFINTTGIGDIIVDPAPSGDAARSGDAVLISGTIGDHGLTVLGTREGLDFEAKVESDSAALNHLLVKLVRELPEVHVLRDPTRGGLATTLNEITTSSNVCCELDENSIPVKPEVKGGCSILGLDPLYLANEGKFLCVLPEAHAEKALEIMRADPLGKDACRIGTMTDANPGKVVMLTQLGGKRLLGMLEGEQLPRIC; encoded by the coding sequence ATGTCAGACAAGGTATTACTCGATTACGGCAGTGGCGGCCGCGCTTCCCAGCGTCTTATTTCCGAGTTGTTTCTCAAGTACTTGGGCAACGACGAACTCAACCGGCTCAATGATGCCGCTGAACTGTCCGTGTCCGGACGGGTGGCCATGTCCACCGATTCCTTTACCGTGGACCCCATTTTCTTTCCGGGAGGCAATATCGGTTCCCTGGCCGTACACGGTACGGTCAACGATGTGGCCATGATGGGGGCCATCCCCCGCTACATCACCTGCGCCTATATCATCGAGGAAGGGCTCCCCATGGATGACCTGGAGCGCATCGTGTCCGCCATGGGCGAGGCCGTGAAGACCGCGGGCGTGACCGTGGTTTCCGGGGATACCAAGGTGGTTCCCAAGGGCGCTGTGGACAAGATCTTCATCAATACCACCGGCATCGGCGATATCATCGTGGACCCGGCCCCCAGCGGCGATGCTGCCCGTTCCGGTGACGCGGTGCTTATCTCCGGCACCATCGGAGACCACGGTTTGACCGTGCTCGGCACCCGCGAAGGACTGGATTTCGAGGCCAAGGTAGAGTCGGACTCCGCCGCCCTCAACCATCTGCTGGTCAAGCTGGTCCGGGAGCTGCCCGAGGTGCATGTCCTGCGCGATCCGACCCGGGGCGGTCTGGCTACCACCCTCAATGAAATTACCACCAGCTCCAATGTGTGTTGTGAACTTGATGAGAACAGCATTCCCGTGAAACCCGAGGTCAAGGGCGGCTGTTCCATCCTCGGTCTGGATCCGCTGTATCTGGCCAACGAAGGCAAGTTCCTCTGCGTCCTGCCCGAAGCTCATGCGGAAAAGGCCCTGGAAATCATGCGTGCTGATCCGTTGGGAAAGGATGCCTGCCGAATCGGCACCATGACCGACGCCAACCCCGGCAAGGTCGTGATGCTTACCCAACTCGGCGGCAAGAGGCTGCTGGGCATGCTCGAAGGGGAGCAGTTGCCGCGCATTTGTTAG